In a genomic window of Planctomycetota bacterium:
- the uppS gene encoding polyprenyl diphosphate synthase, which translates to MRVPRHIGVIPDGNRRWAQSRGMTKEKGYAPGVEPGLALFHLCQQAGVKEITYYGFTMDNTKRPTVQRRAYTDACIQAVEAMTHEDVALAVVGNAESRMFPKELLPYTTRRTFGKGGTKVNILVNYGWEWDLNHLRGTSPAQKNVIKHLRSAIVSRVDLIIRWGGRRRLSGFLPAQSVYSDFYVVDALWPDFKPEHFYQALKWYQEQDITLGG; encoded by the coding sequence ATGAGGGTACCCAGGCACATCGGCGTCATCCCCGACGGCAACCGCCGTTGGGCGCAGTCGCGGGGCATGACCAAGGAGAAGGGCTATGCGCCCGGCGTCGAGCCCGGCCTCGCCCTCTTCCACCTCTGCCAGCAGGCGGGGGTCAAGGAGATCACCTACTACGGCTTCACGATGGACAACACGAAGCGCCCCACCGTGCAGCGCCGCGCCTACACCGACGCCTGCATCCAGGCCGTGGAGGCGATGACGCACGAGGACGTGGCCCTGGCGGTCGTGGGCAATGCCGAGTCCCGCATGTTCCCCAAGGAGCTCCTCCCCTACACCACGCGGCGCACCTTCGGCAAGGGCGGCACCAAGGTCAACATCCTGGTCAACTACGGCTGGGAGTGGGACCTGAACCACCTGCGGGGCACAAGTCCCGCGCAGAAGAACGTCATCAAGCACCTGCGGTCGGCCATCGTGTCGCGGGTGGACCTCATCATCCGCTGGGGGGGCCGGCGGCGGCTGAGCGGCTTCCTGCCCGCGCAGTCGGTCTACTCCGACTTCTACGTGGTGGACGCCCTGTGGCCCGACTTCAAGCCCGAGCACTTCTACCAGGCCCTGAAGTGGTACCAGGAGCAGGACATCACGCTGGGGGGCTGA
- a CDS encoding ABC transporter ATP-binding protein, with product MDPTSSPLLTIAGLRVSFFLDERTVHAVDGVDLVLPRGKTLGLVGESGCGKSVTAFAILRLVSPPGRIVAGRIVLHRQDGDVVLTDLKEDGEAIRRIRGKDIAMIFQEPMTSLSPVHTVGSQVREAIELHTPKRGAAARDQAVEMLRRVGMPDPDRHYRQYPHEMSGGMRQRAMIAMALSCRPALLIADEPTTALDVTIQAQILELMRTLQAELGMSILLITHDLGVVAETAAEVAVMYWGRIVERAPTAALFDDPQHPYTRALLRSIPGRGTRRKARLQVIAGSVPDPFERIPGCPFHPRCADARRGLCDQGDPPPLVEVNPGHFVACHAQEGN from the coding sequence ATGGACCCCACGTCTTCTCCCCTTCTGACGATCGCCGGCCTGCGCGTGAGCTTCTTCCTGGACGAAAGGACGGTGCACGCCGTGGACGGGGTGGACCTGGTGCTGCCGCGCGGCAAGACGCTGGGCCTCGTGGGCGAGAGCGGCTGCGGCAAGAGCGTCACGGCTTTCGCCATCCTGCGGCTCGTTTCGCCGCCCGGCCGCATCGTCGCCGGCAGGATCGTCCTCCATCGCCAGGACGGCGACGTAGTGCTGACCGACCTCAAGGAGGACGGCGAGGCAATCCGCCGCATCCGCGGCAAGGACATTGCGATGATCTTCCAGGAACCGATGACCTCGCTCAGCCCCGTCCACACGGTCGGGAGCCAGGTGCGGGAGGCCATCGAACTCCACACGCCGAAGCGGGGCGCCGCGGCGCGCGACCAGGCCGTCGAAATGCTCCGCCGCGTGGGCATGCCCGACCCCGACCGCCACTACCGCCAGTACCCGCACGAGATGAGCGGCGGCATGCGCCAGCGCGCGATGATCGCCATGGCCCTCTCGTGCCGGCCGGCGCTCCTCATCGCCGACGAGCCGACCACGGCCCTCGACGTGACCATCCAGGCGCAGATCCTCGAGCTCATGCGCACGTTGCAGGCCGAGCTCGGCATGTCGATCCTCCTGATCACCCACGACCTTGGCGTCGTGGCCGAGACGGCCGCCGAGGTGGCGGTGATGTACTGGGGGCGCATCGTCGAGCGGGCGCCCACGGCCGCCCTCTTCGACGACCCCCAGCACCCCTACACCCGCGCCCTGCTGCGCTCGATCCCCGGCCGTGGCACGCGCCGCAAGGCGCGGCTTCAGGTCATCGCCGGCTCCGTGCCCGACCCGTTCGAGCGAATCCCGGGCTGCCCCTTCCACCCACGGTGTGCCGACGCCCGGCGCGGCCTGTGCGATCAGGGCGATCCGCCGCCGCTCGTCGAAGTCAACCCCGGCCACTTCGTCGCGTGCCACGCGCAGGAGGGGAACTGA
- a CDS encoding glycoside hydrolase family 127 protein, with translation MISPADVIVLSVALAGAVALAAEGSARREAVALRARPFDLKQVRLLEGPFRDAQERCRKYLHELDSDRLLHTWRLNAGLPSSAKPLGGWEAPNCELRGHSLGHYLSGCALMYASTGDEALKAKADALVAELAKCQKALGASGYLSAFPESFIDRVEDCKPVWAPYYTLHKVWAGLLDMHRHGGNAQALEVATRMAAWLKARLDKVDDARMERILNHTEQGGMNEALANLYAATGDPAHLALARRFDEKHYTEPLARGEDRLKGEHANSFIPNMIGSARQHELTGNPRDRQIAEFFWNQVVGARSYCTGGTSNNEHWQGDPHQLAHQLGDCTQETCCTYNMLKLTRHLFEWEPQAKYADYYERALLNSILATQDPATGMMMYFVPLAPGRWKTFNLPNDAFWCCTGTGFENHAKYGDSIYFHDEAGIWVNLFIASELHWPEKGIRLCQETRFPEQEGTTLIVRTEKPVTLALRIRVPYWAAKGVRVGVNGPPRPLSLEPAPPSYFVVERTWSDGDKLEVSLPMSLHAAPMPDDKTLVAFMCGPLVLAGKLGGGELIKDLTYTGQNWYRFPADKIAPAPPLLTESDDATTLLKPAEGQPLTFRTAGQAQDVTLIPYHKLFGERYAVYWRVYRKGSPEHRRALAEEEARRQQQARIVDEVKIGDAESEKAHRLQGERTASGTAFGRNWRHATDGGWFSYDLKVLPDAPLALACTWWGDEAGNRKFDILIEGTRLATVTLLHNKPGQFFEEEYPLPADLTRGKQAVTVRLQAHAGHIAGGIFGCAVLKAKPAE, from the coding sequence ATGATCAGCCCTGCCGATGTCATTGTGCTTTCGGTCGCCCTGGCCGGCGCCGTGGCACTGGCCGCCGAGGGGTCCGCGCGACGCGAGGCGGTGGCGCTCCGGGCCAGGCCGTTCGACCTCAAGCAGGTGCGTCTGCTCGAGGGACCTTTCAGGGACGCGCAGGAGCGTTGCCGCAAGTACCTGCACGAACTCGACTCGGACCGCCTGCTGCACACCTGGCGGCTCAACGCGGGCCTGCCGTCGTCGGCGAAGCCCCTCGGGGGCTGGGAGGCGCCAAACTGCGAGCTCCGCGGCCACTCGCTCGGCCACTACCTGTCGGGCTGCGCGCTGATGTACGCCAGCACGGGCGACGAGGCGCTCAAGGCCAAGGCCGACGCCCTCGTGGCCGAACTGGCCAAGTGCCAGAAGGCCCTCGGCGCGAGCGGCTACCTGAGCGCCTTCCCCGAATCGTTCATTGACCGCGTGGAGGACTGCAAGCCCGTCTGGGCGCCCTACTACACGCTGCACAAGGTGTGGGCCGGCCTCCTCGACATGCACCGCCACGGCGGCAACGCCCAGGCCCTCGAAGTTGCCACGAGAATGGCCGCCTGGCTCAAGGCGCGCCTCGACAAGGTGGACGACGCCCGGATGGAACGCATCCTCAACCACACCGAGCAGGGCGGCATGAACGAGGCCCTCGCCAACCTCTATGCGGCCACGGGCGACCCCGCCCACCTCGCCCTCGCCCGCCGCTTCGACGAGAAGCACTACACCGAGCCGCTGGCCCGCGGCGAGGACCGCCTCAAGGGCGAGCACGCCAATTCCTTCATCCCCAACATGATCGGCTCGGCCCGGCAGCACGAGTTGACGGGCAACCCCCGCGACCGCCAGATCGCCGAGTTCTTCTGGAACCAGGTGGTCGGCGCGCGCTCCTACTGCACCGGCGGCACCTCGAACAACGAGCACTGGCAGGGCGACCCGCATCAACTCGCCCACCAGCTCGGCGACTGCACGCAGGAGACCTGCTGCACCTACAACATGCTCAAGCTCACCCGCCACCTCTTCGAGTGGGAGCCGCAGGCGAAGTACGCCGACTACTACGAGCGCGCCCTCCTCAACAGCATCCTGGCCACGCAGGACCCCGCGACCGGGATGATGATGTACTTCGTGCCCCTCGCCCCAGGCCGCTGGAAGACCTTCAACCTGCCCAACGACGCCTTCTGGTGCTGCACGGGCACGGGGTTCGAGAACCACGCGAAGTACGGCGACAGCATCTACTTCCACGACGAGGCGGGCATCTGGGTCAACCTCTTCATCGCCTCGGAGCTCCACTGGCCCGAGAAGGGCATCCGCCTGTGCCAGGAGACCCGCTTCCCCGAGCAGGAAGGCACCACCCTCATTGTGCGAACTGAGAAGCCCGTTACCCTCGCCCTCCGCATCCGCGTACCGTATTGGGCGGCCAAGGGCGTTCGCGTCGGGGTCAACGGCCCGCCTCGGCCTCTATCCCTGGAACCCGCTCCGCCCAGCTACTTCGTTGTGGAACGCACCTGGTCCGATGGCGACAAGCTGGAGGTCTCGTTGCCGATGAGCCTCCACGCCGCGCCCATGCCGGACGACAAGACCCTCGTGGCCTTCATGTGCGGGCCGCTCGTCCTCGCCGGCAAGCTCGGCGGCGGCGAACTCATCAAGGACCTCACCTACACGGGCCAGAACTGGTATCGCTTCCCCGCCGACAAGATTGCCCCTGCGCCGCCGTTGCTCACCGAGAGCGATGATGCGACGACGCTGCTCAAGCCCGCCGAGGGCCAGCCGCTGACCTTCCGCACGGCCGGCCAGGCGCAGGATGTGACGCTGATACCGTACCACAAGCTCTTCGGCGAACGCTACGCCGTCTACTGGCGCGTCTACCGCAAGGGCAGTCCTGAGCACCGGCGCGCCCTGGCCGAAGAGGAGGCGCGCAGACAGCAGCAGGCCCGAATCGTGGACGAGGTGAAGATCGGCGACGCCGAATCCGAGAAGGCCCATCGCCTTCAGGGCGAGCGGACGGCCAGCGGCACGGCCTTCGGACGAAACTGGCGCCACGCCACCGACGGCGGCTGGTTCAGCTACGACCTCAAGGTGCTGCCCGATGCGCCGCTGGCGCTCGCCTGCACGTGGTGGGGTGACGAGGCGGGCAACCGCAAGTTCGACATCCTGATCGAGGGCACCCGCCTGGCCACCGTCACCCTCCTGCACAACAAGCCGGGGCAGTTCTTCGAGGAGGAGTATCCCCTGCCCGCCGACCTGACCCGCGGCAAGCAGGCCGTCACGGTTCGCCTCCAGGCCCATGCCGGCCACATCGCCGGCGGCATCTTCGGCTGCGCGGTGCTCAAGGCGAAGCCGGCGGAGTGA
- a CDS encoding ATP-binding cassette domain-containing protein, whose protein sequence is MAAVASPLLSVRDLKKHFPVAGGLFGKVIGHVRAVDGVTFDVHEGECLGLVGESGSGKTTVGRCILRAIEPTSGDVFFRVGDETVNVRTLPPAQLKELRRHMQMIFQDPYSSLNPRMTVQNIVGEPLLVHGMRSRREREERVRELLLQVGLKPQHMRRYPHAFSGGQRQRIGIARALALHPKLIIADEPVSALDVSVQAQVLNLLQELQERLSLTYLFVAHNLGVVRHISDRVAVMYAGRLVELAAVDPLFARPRHPYTEALLSAVPVPEPGRRRERVLLTGEVADPSRPPSGCHFHPRCRYAQPECRQKVPELREIVPGHLARCLFAEDLALAGLPE, encoded by the coding sequence ATGGCAGCCGTGGCGTCCCCGCTCCTCAGCGTCCGCGACCTCAAGAAGCATTTCCCCGTCGCCGGCGGCCTCTTCGGCAAGGTCATCGGCCATGTGCGCGCGGTGGACGGCGTGACGTTCGACGTCCACGAAGGCGAGTGCCTGGGCCTCGTGGGCGAGAGCGGCTCGGGCAAGACCACCGTCGGCCGCTGCATCCTGCGGGCCATCGAGCCGACCAGCGGCGACGTCTTCTTCCGCGTCGGCGACGAGACCGTCAACGTCCGCACCCTGCCCCCCGCGCAGCTCAAGGAGTTGCGCCGGCACATGCAGATGATCTTCCAGGACCCCTATTCGTCGCTGAACCCGCGCATGACCGTGCAGAACATCGTCGGGGAGCCGCTGCTGGTCCACGGCATGCGCAGCCGCCGCGAGCGCGAAGAGCGCGTGCGCGAGCTGCTGCTCCAGGTGGGGCTGAAGCCTCAGCACATGCGGCGCTACCCGCACGCCTTCAGCGGCGGGCAGCGCCAGCGCATCGGCATCGCCCGCGCGCTCGCCCTTCACCCGAAGCTGATCATCGCCGACGAGCCGGTCTCGGCCCTCGACGTCTCAGTCCAGGCCCAGGTCCTCAACCTGCTCCAGGAACTCCAGGAGCGCCTGAGCCTCACCTATCTCTTCGTCGCCCACAACCTGGGCGTCGTGCGGCATATTTCGGACCGAGTGGCTGTGATGTACGCCGGCCGCCTCGTGGAACTGGCCGCGGTGGACCCCCTGTTTGCGCGCCCGAGGCATCCGTACACCGAAGCCTTGCTGTCGGCCGTGCCCGTGCCCGAGCCGGGACGCCGCCGCGAGCGGGTGCTCCTGACGGGCGAGGTTGCCGACCCGAGCCGCCCGCCCAGCGGCTGCCACTTCCATCCGCGCTGCCGCTACGCGCAGCCCGAGTGCCGCCAGAAGGTGCCCGAACTCCGAGAGATCGTGCCGGGCCACCTGGCCCGCTGCCTGTTCGCCGAGGACCTCGCCCTGGCCGGCCTGCCCGAGTAG
- a CDS encoding ABC transporter substrate-binding protein, with protein MKRTLVILGCFLAVSLGLLVIVELLGRAAWALAGAGRTRLDAFDAVQVPERNPTAPKAVHAVAEWLPAQGRAFQEAPMLAARVKAGELPPVADRLPENPLVIVPPEQRGPYGGTWARFATDTNDVGVYEARVAYEGLVRWDAMGREILPNLATRWEIADGGRAYTFWLRRGVRWSDGAPFTADDLLFWYNDVLQHPELTPVAPVDFRRGGELMKLEKLDGHAVRFSFKEPHGLFLQAMAAGLSYPLLTYPAHYLKQFHATYVPQDQLEARAKEKGFHFWYQLFWERRDWRNPECPRLWAWTIQDPAAIPVVFQRNPYYWKVDPDGRQLPYLDRVSFAIFDVETINLKAINGEAGMQSRHMDFANYPLFMENRAKGRYRVLHWITAGGSAIQLALNLNQKTDPVLRQIFGDARFRIALSHAINRSDINEVCFFGIGTPRQCAPPAASPYRAPDYERAHIAYDPARANALLDEMGLARRNADGVRLRPDGQPLAIFIETTSMTGNAKMLEMVAHDWTQVGVKTELKITARQLFYTRKAALLHHVGVWWAADELVPLLDPRWFLPFSAESVHAIGYARWFTSAGKGGVEPEGDLRRCIELYRQIQQTPDEAEHRRLFREIVELNRRNLWVIGTIGEVPTLVLASDRMRNVPEVAVYGWIFRSPGNTAPECYAMEGP; from the coding sequence GTGAAACGCACGCTGGTCATCCTGGGCTGCTTCCTCGCCGTGTCGCTCGGGCTCCTCGTGATCGTGGAACTGCTGGGCCGCGCCGCCTGGGCGCTCGCCGGCGCGGGCAGGACACGCCTGGACGCCTTCGACGCCGTGCAGGTGCCCGAGCGGAACCCCACCGCGCCCAAGGCGGTGCACGCCGTGGCCGAGTGGCTGCCGGCCCAGGGCCGCGCGTTCCAGGAGGCCCCGATGCTGGCGGCGCGCGTGAAGGCAGGCGAGCTGCCGCCCGTGGCCGACCGCCTGCCGGAGAACCCGCTGGTGATCGTGCCGCCCGAGCAGCGCGGCCCCTACGGCGGCACCTGGGCACGCTTCGCCACCGACACCAACGACGTGGGCGTCTACGAGGCGCGCGTGGCCTACGAGGGCCTGGTGCGCTGGGACGCGATGGGCCGCGAGATCCTGCCCAACCTGGCGACCCGCTGGGAGATCGCGGACGGCGGCCGCGCCTACACTTTCTGGCTGCGGCGCGGCGTGCGCTGGTCCGATGGCGCGCCCTTCACCGCCGACGACTTGCTCTTCTGGTACAACGACGTGCTCCAGCACCCCGAGCTCACGCCCGTGGCCCCCGTGGACTTCCGCCGCGGCGGCGAGCTGATGAAGCTCGAGAAGCTCGACGGCCACGCGGTCCGCTTCTCCTTCAAGGAGCCGCACGGCCTCTTCCTCCAGGCGATGGCCGCGGGCCTCAGCTACCCGCTCCTCACTTATCCCGCCCATTACCTCAAACAGTTCCACGCCACCTACGTGCCCCAGGACCAGCTCGAGGCGCGGGCGAAGGAGAAGGGCTTCCACTTCTGGTACCAGCTCTTCTGGGAGCGGCGCGACTGGCGTAACCCCGAATGCCCCCGCCTCTGGGCCTGGACGATCCAGGACCCGGCCGCCATCCCCGTCGTCTTCCAGCGCAACCCCTACTACTGGAAGGTGGACCCCGACGGCCGCCAGCTCCCCTATCTCGACCGCGTGAGCTTCGCCATCTTCGACGTCGAGACGATCAATCTCAAGGCGATCAACGGCGAGGCCGGCATGCAGAGCCGCCACATGGACTTCGCCAACTACCCGCTTTTCATGGAGAACCGGGCGAAGGGGCGCTACCGCGTCCTCCACTGGATCACCGCGGGCGGCAGCGCCATCCAGCTCGCCCTGAACCTGAACCAGAAGACCGACCCCGTGCTGCGGCAGATTTTCGGCGACGCGCGCTTCCGCATCGCCCTCTCGCACGCGATCAACCGCTCCGACATCAACGAGGTCTGCTTCTTCGGCATCGGCACCCCGCGGCAGTGCGCGCCGCCCGCCGCCTCGCCCTATCGCGCGCCCGACTACGAGCGGGCGCACATCGCCTACGACCCCGCGCGGGCCAACGCCTTGCTCGACGAGATGGGCCTCGCGCGGCGCAATGCCGACGGCGTCCGCCTCCGCCCCGACGGCCAGCCGCTCGCCATCTTCATCGAGACCACCTCGATGACCGGCAACGCCAAGATGCTCGAGATGGTCGCCCACGACTGGACCCAGGTGGGCGTGAAGACCGAGCTGAAGATCACCGCCCGCCAGCTCTTCTACACGCGCAAGGCCGCCCTCCTCCACCACGTGGGCGTGTGGTGGGCGGCCGACGAGCTCGTGCCGCTGCTCGACCCCCGCTGGTTCCTCCCCTTCTCCGCCGAATCGGTGCACGCCATCGGCTATGCCCGATGGTTCACCTCGGCCGGCAAGGGCGGCGTCGAGCCCGAGGGCGACCTGCGCCGCTGCATCGAACTCTACCGCCAGATCCAGCAGACGCCCGACGAGGCCGAGCACCGCCGCCTCTTCCGCGAAATCGTCGAACTCAACCGCCGGAACCTCTGGGTCATCGGCACCATCGGCGAAGTGCCCACGCTCGTCCTCGCCAGCGACCGGATGCGAAACGTCCCCGAGGTCGCCGTCTACGGCTGGATCTTCCGCTCGCCGGGCAACACCGCCCCCGAGTGCTACGCGATGGAGGGACCCTGA
- a CDS encoding ABC transporter permease yields MAFEVEEHLADAPPEPSSAEAAASDQVCTASQWRLMWWKFRKHKLAVVAALLILNLYFVAVFCEFLAPYTLEHRDVANAYAPPQRLRFFGDDGFHLRPFVYALECARHPETLRKLYAEDRARRHPIRLFVRGPRYRFWGLFETDLHLFGAEGGGTVYLLGTDSLGRDLFSRILYGSRISLTIGLIGVTMSFLLGLTIGGISGYFGGWVDNAIQRIIEVLRSFPSIPLWMALSAALPAHWSPLKVYLGITIVLSFLGWTGLARQVRGKILALREEDFATAARLCGASQWRVLWRHLLPSFMSHIIVSLTLAVPGMILGETALSFLGLGLRPPITSWGVLLKEAQNVQAVALHPWLLTPVAFVILTVLAFNFVGDGLRDAADPYAR; encoded by the coding sequence ATGGCCTTCGAGGTCGAAGAACATCTCGCCGATGCGCCGCCCGAGCCCTCGTCGGCCGAGGCCGCCGCCAGCGACCAGGTCTGCACGGCTTCGCAGTGGCGCCTGATGTGGTGGAAGTTCCGCAAGCACAAGCTCGCGGTCGTCGCCGCGCTGCTCATTCTGAACCTCTACTTCGTGGCCGTCTTCTGCGAGTTCCTGGCGCCCTACACGCTCGAGCACCGCGACGTGGCCAACGCCTACGCCCCGCCGCAGCGCCTGCGGTTCTTCGGGGACGACGGGTTCCACCTGCGCCCGTTCGTCTACGCGCTCGAGTGCGCCCGGCACCCCGAGACGCTGCGCAAGCTCTACGCCGAGGACCGCGCCCGCCGCCATCCCATCCGCCTCTTCGTCCGCGGCCCGCGGTACCGCTTCTGGGGGCTGTTCGAGACCGATCTCCACCTCTTCGGCGCCGAGGGCGGCGGCACCGTCTACCTGCTCGGCACCGACTCGCTCGGGCGCGACCTCTTCTCGCGCATCCTCTACGGTTCGCGCATCTCGCTCACCATCGGCCTGATCGGCGTGACGATGAGCTTCCTGCTCGGCCTCACCATCGGCGGCATCTCGGGCTACTTCGGCGGGTGGGTGGACAATGCAATCCAGCGGATCATCGAGGTCCTGCGCTCCTTCCCCTCCATCCCGCTCTGGATGGCCCTCTCCGCCGCCTTGCCCGCCCACTGGTCGCCGCTGAAGGTCTACCTGGGCATCACCATCGTGCTCTCGTTCCTCGGCTGGACGGGCCTCGCCCGCCAGGTGCGCGGCAAGATCCTCGCCCTGCGCGAGGAGGATTTCGCCACGGCCGCGCGCCTCTGCGGCGCCAGCCAATGGCGAGTCCTCTGGCGCCACCTGCTCCCATCGTTCATGAGCCACATCATCGTCAGCCTCACTCTCGCCGTGCCCGGAATGATCCTGGGCGAGACGGCCCTCAGCTTTCTCGGCCTCGGCCTCCGCCCGCCGATCACGAGCTGGGGCGTCCTCCTCAAGGAGGCCCAGAACGTGCAGGCCGTGGCCCTGCATCCCTGGCTTCTCACGCCCGTGGCCTTCGTGATTCTCACCGTGCTGGCTTTCAACTTCGTCGGCGATGGCCTCCGCGACGCCGCCGACCCCTATGCGAGATAG
- a CDS encoding ABC transporter permease: MLALILRRVLWMIPTLFAISIITFAIIQLPPGDYLTSYIAALQETGETVDEAQVAALRKQYALDRPLHVQYLLWMEGMLLRGDLGMSFEESRPVATLIGERLLLTVIISVVTLLFTWAIAIPIGIYSAVRQYSWGDYAFSFLGFIGLATPGFLLALIFMYIGYTVFGVSAGGLFSPEFQSAPWSLARALDLLKHLWIPVLIVGLEGTAGLIRIMRGNLLDELRKQYVLTARAKGVGRLKLLLKYPVRVAINPIISTIGWLLPAIVSGATITSVVLGLPTTGPRLLQALMNQDMFLAGSMVMMLSFLTVVGTLVSDLLLLWLDPRIRYGTRRE; the protein is encoded by the coding sequence ATGCTCGCCCTCATCCTCCGCCGCGTGCTCTGGATGATCCCCACGCTCTTCGCCATCTCCATCATCACGTTCGCCATCATCCAGCTTCCGCCGGGCGACTACCTCACGTCCTACATCGCCGCGCTCCAGGAGACGGGCGAAACGGTGGACGAGGCGCAGGTGGCCGCGCTCCGCAAGCAGTACGCCCTCGACCGGCCTCTGCACGTGCAGTACCTGCTCTGGATGGAGGGCATGCTCCTCCGCGGCGACCTGGGCATGTCGTTCGAGGAGAGCCGCCCCGTCGCCACGCTCATCGGCGAGCGGCTGCTCCTCACCGTGATCATCTCGGTCGTCACGCTGCTCTTCACCTGGGCCATCGCCATCCCCATCGGCATTTACTCGGCTGTGCGGCAGTACTCGTGGGGCGACTACGCCTTCTCGTTCCTCGGCTTCATCGGGCTGGCCACGCCGGGCTTCCTCCTGGCGCTCATCTTCATGTACATCGGCTACACCGTCTTCGGCGTGAGCGCGGGCGGGCTCTTCTCGCCCGAGTTCCAGAGCGCCCCCTGGTCGCTCGCCCGCGCGCTCGACCTGCTGAAGCATCTGTGGATTCCTGTGCTCATCGTGGGGCTGGAAGGCACGGCGGGCCTCATCCGCATCATGCGCGGCAACCTGCTCGACGAGCTGCGCAAGCAATACGTCCTTACGGCCCGCGCCAAGGGCGTCGGCCGCCTCAAGCTGCTCCTCAAGTACCCCGTGCGCGTGGCCATCAACCCCATCATCAGCACCATCGGCTGGCTGCTGCCCGCCATCGTGTCGGGCGCGACCATCACGTCGGTCGTCCTCGGCCTGCCGACGACGGGGCCTCGACTCCTCCAGGCGCTGATGAACCAGGACATGTTCCTCGCCGGCTCGATGGTGATGATGCTCAGCTTCCTCACGGTCGTGGGCACGCTGGTGTCTGACCTCTTGCTGCTCTGGCTCGATCCCCGGATCCGCTATGGGACGCGGAGAGAGTAG
- a CDS encoding 2Fe-2S iron-sulfur cluster-binding protein, producing MPRLVIDNRPVEVPIGATLLDAAHALGIEIPTLCHLEGFEHSTSCFVCVVKLKGKPGLVPSCATVAADGLEVESETDEVRDARTMALELLLSDHLGDCIGPCHAVCPAHMNIPLMIRQIAAGRLRDAVVTVKEHIPLPSVLGRICPAPCEKGCRRGQHDAPLSICLLKRIVGDADLAAPEPWLPERRPSTGRRVAVIGAGPAGLSAAWYLLRDGHGVTLFDDHAKPGGMLQYAVPEDKLPRAALDAEIALVARLGAELRLGQRVESIAELQGDFDAILVAAGELRPGDAARLGLPASKTGVEADRETLATPVAGVFAAGGAIRPQKMAVRSVADGRAAASSISAFLSGSSHASRITHHAFSTHIGKLKEGEMAAFLAEASDVPRVEPSGGLAAGLTEAEARAEALRCLHCDCRKPGACRLRRWSAALEASPSRFKGERRTFVQHRQHSQILYEPGKCIRCGLCIQVCAREKEELGLTFIGRGFDVVVGVPFDRPIAEGLRKTAAACVAACPTGALALRDGEDPSPSR from the coding sequence ATGCCGAGGCTCGTGATTGACAACCGCCCTGTCGAGGTGCCCATTGGCGCCACCCTGCTCGATGCCGCGCATGCGCTCGGCATCGAGATCCCCACGCTCTGCCATCTCGAGGGCTTCGAGCACTCGACCTCGTGCTTCGTGTGCGTCGTGAAGCTCAAGGGCAAGCCGGGCCTCGTGCCCTCGTGCGCCACCGTGGCCGCCGACGGCCTGGAGGTCGAGAGCGAGACCGACGAGGTGCGCGACGCGCGCACGATGGCCCTCGAGCTGCTCTTGAGCGACCACCTGGGCGACTGCATCGGCCCCTGCCACGCCGTGTGCCCGGCCCACATGAACATCCCGTTGATGATCCGCCAGATCGCCGCGGGGCGCCTCCGCGACGCCGTCGTCACGGTCAAGGAGCACATCCCGCTGCCCTCGGTGCTCGGCCGCATCTGCCCCGCCCCGTGCGAGAAGGGCTGCCGGCGCGGCCAGCACGACGCGCCGCTCTCCATCTGCCTGCTCAAGCGCATCGTCGGCGATGCCGATCTCGCCGCGCCCGAGCCGTGGCTGCCCGAGCGCAGGCCCAGCACGGGCAGGCGCGTGGCCGTCATCGGCGCCGGCCCCGCCGGACTCTCCGCCGCCTGGTACCTGCTTCGGGACGGCCACGGCGTGACGCTCTTCGATGATCACGCGAAGCCGGGCGGCATGCTCCAGTATGCCGTGCCCGAGGACAAGCTGCCGCGAGCCGCCCTCGACGCGGAGATTGCCCTCGTCGCGCGCCTCGGCGCCGAGTTGCGGCTCGGCCAGCGGGTCGAGAGCATCGCCGAACTTCAGGGCGACTTCGATGCGATTCTGGTCGCGGCGGGCGAACTGCGCCCTGGCGACGCCGCGCGCCTGGGCCTGCCCGCCTCGAAGACGGGCGTCGAGGCCGACCGCGAGACGCTGGCCACGCCCGTCGCGGGCGTCTTCGCCGCGGGCGGCGCCATTCGGCCGCAGAAGATGGCCGTCCGCTCCGTCGCCGACGGCCGCGCTGCCGCGTCCTCGATCAGCGCCTTCCTCTCTGGCTCCTCTCACGCATCACGCATCACGCATCACGCCTTCTCCACCCACATCGGCAAGCTCAAGGAGGGCGAGATGGCCGCCTTCCTCGCCGAGGCTTCCGACGTTCCGCGTGTCGAGCCCTCGGGCGGCTTGGCGGCCGGCCTCACCGAGGCCGAGGCGCGCGCCGAGGCCCTGCGCTGCCTGCACTGCGACTGCCGCAAGCCCGGCGCCTGCCGCCTGCGCCGCTGGAGCGCTGCGCTCGAGGCCAGCCCGAGCCGCTTCAAAGGCGAACGCCGCACCTTCGTCCAGCACCGCCAGCACAGCCAGATTCTCTATGAGCCGGGCAAGTGCATCCGCTGCGGGCTCTGCATCCAGGTCTGTGCGAGGGAAAAGGAGGAGCTGGGCCTCACCTTCATCGGCCGCGGCTTCGATGTGGTGGTCGGCGTGCCGTTCGACCGGCCGATTGCCGAGGGCTTGCGCAAGACCGCGGCCGCGTGCGTCGCGGCCTGTCCCACCGGCGCCCTCGCCCTGCGGGATGGCGAAGACCCCTCGCCGTCACGATGA